In the Vitis vinifera cultivar Pinot Noir 40024 chromosome 2, ASM3070453v1 genome, one interval contains:
- the LOC100852610 gene encoding probable inactive receptor kinase At5g58300: MLSRAFSKPRWSPKNGELSHKYSSMVLDQCDIVGLMEGMPLSFCDHDHRRDRSGTCMKCPAKPTLRDVLSSSVGVMGESPLAMTEKVVMYRGKRVYAVKRFRKVSLGKMEFGRRVERVAGMSRRCEYLVPLTAYLYAKRMKFVLTDYYPMGSLADLLAGGRALGHTALDWNQRLQIILHIARAIAFIHSQSPPVSHDTNKYMQMNVHGNVKSSNVMINVDFSARLSDYGFVQLVDPVEDCDTWQMKPPPPPPSPSSSSPSESFFSEKLCQKSDVYNFGIIILDTLGGPRAVGLKRCILENKEAIRDRKADFFEFSVRGKEKKQAFNVLEIGLACLDSTPEARPSIEQILHNILEVSEKA; encoded by the exons ATGTTGTCGAGAGCCTTCTCGAAGCCCAGGTGGAGCCCCAAGAATGGAGAGTTGAGCCACAAATATTCGTCAATGGTGCTGGATCAGTGCGATATCGTGGGATTGATGGAGGGCATGCCATTGTCGTTCTGCGACCACGACCACCGCCGCGACCGCAGTGGCACGTGCATGAAGTGCCCGGCGAAGCCGACTCTGAGAGACGTGCTGAGTTCATCGGTGGGGGTGATGGGGGAGAGTCCTCTGGCGATGACGGAGAAGGTGGTGATGTATCGTGGGAAAAGGGTTTATGCGGTGAAGAGGTTTAGGAAAGTGAGCTTAGGGAAGATGGAGTTTGGGAGGAGAGTGGAGAGAGTGGCCGGCATGAGTAGGAGGTGCGAGTATCTCGTCCCTTTAACGGCTTATTTGTATGCCAAGAGGATGAAGTTTGTCCTCACTGACTATTATCCCATGGGCAGCCTCGCTGACTTGCTCGCCG GTGGAAGAGCCCTCGGCCACACCGCCCTGGATTGGAACCAACGCCTCCAAATAATCCTCCACATCGCCCGAGCCATTGCTTTCATCCATTCCCAGTCTCCTCCCGTCTCCCATGACACCAACAAATACATGCAGATGAACGTGCATGGCAACGTCAAATCCTCCAATGTCATGATCAACGTCGACTTCTCCGCCCGCTTGTCGGACTACGGCTTCGTCCAATTGGTCGACCCTGTCGAAGACTGCGACACCTGGCAGATGAAGCCGCCGCCTCCGCCGCCCTCGCCCTCTTCGTCATCGCCGTCGGAGAGTTTCTTCTCCGAGAAGCTGTGCCAGAAGAGCGATGTGTACAATTTTGGAATAATAATTTTGGACACCCTTGGAGGACCTAGGGCAGTGGGCTTGAAGCGCTGCATATTGGAGAATAAAGAAGCGATAAGAGATAGGAAAGCGGACTTTTTCGAGTTCAGTGTGAGGGGGAAGGAGAAGAAGCAAGCTTTCAATGTTTTGGAAATTGGTTTAGCCTGTTTGGATAGCACACCAGAGGCAAGGCCTTCAATAGAACAGATACTTCATAATATCTTGGAGGTTTCTGAAAAAGCATGA